In a genomic window of Candidatus Hadarchaeales archaeon:
- a CDS encoding HypC/HybG/HupF family hydrogenase formation chaperone yields the protein MCLAIPARVVEKKGELAKVDFGDGTLREVDISLVEVEVGQYVIVHAGFAIQVLDEEEARESLRLWQELLSQG from the coding sequence ATGTGTCTGGCCATTCCGGCGAGGGTGGTGGAGAAGAAGGGTGAGCTCGCCAAGGTGGACTTCGGGGATGGCACCCTGAGGGAAGTGGACATCTCCCTCGTGGAGGTGGAGGTGGGGCAGTACGTGATCGTCCATGCCGGTTTTGCCATCCAAGTCTTAGACGAGGAGGAGGCGAGGGAGAGCCTGAGGCTCTGGCAGGAACTCCTCTCGCAGGGCTGA
- a CDS encoding hydrogenase 3 maturation endopeptidase HyCI, giving the protein MERELREWFAGCRKAMVMGIGNPLRKDDAVGLEVVRKMEGRVGKGVELLECETVAENFLEEVERVRPSHLLLVDAALLGLRPGESRFLTSEELPVETVSTHLLPLRIFCEYVREVVGCKVALLCVQPGDTDFGEGMTRELEEAAERLADTLSLVLRDLCGEGEGR; this is encoded by the coding sequence ATGGAGAGGGAGCTCAGGGAATGGTTTGCGGGTTGCAGAAAGGCCATGGTGATGGGAATAGGTAATCCCCTCAGAAAGGACGACGCGGTGGGACTGGAGGTTGTGAGGAAGATGGAAGGAAGGGTGGGAAAGGGGGTGGAATTGCTGGAATGCGAAACGGTGGCGGAGAATTTCTTGGAGGAGGTGGAGAGGGTCAGGCCCAGCCATCTCCTCCTCGTGGACGCAGCCCTCTTGGGGCTGAGACCGGGGGAAAGCAGGTTCTTGACTTCGGAAGAGCTACCCGTAGAAACCGTTTCCACGCATCTCCTCCCCCTCAGGATCTTCTGCGAATACGTGAGGGAAGTGGTGGGATGCAAAGTGGCCCTCCTCTGTGTCCAGCCCGGGGATACGGATTTCGGGGAAGGAATGACCAGGGAGCTGGAGGAGGCGGCCGAGAGGCTGGCCGATACCCTCTCCCTCGTGCTGAGGGATTTATGCGGGGAAGGGGAGGGAAGGTAG
- the hypD gene encoding hydrogenase formation protein HypD → MFRFRDRETASRIVGELRKMGLNLFLMHVCGTHQDTLVRYGLDRLLEPCGIKIRQGPGCPVCVTTQREIEEALLLARKGKVVATFGDMVGVPGESGSLAGLRGEGAEVRVVYSIRDAVGLAEKTKKEVVFLAIGFETTAPSTAVTLLRRPPPNFSILCCHRYIPPAIKALLEMGETKIQGLIEPGHVSTVIGTKPYEEIAEKYGIPQVVAGFEPLDLLMGVYLLARMIQKGEVGVKNEYTRSVRPEGNVKALRVMEEVFEPFDLDWRGFPVIPKSGMALKEEFEEYDARKRYEDELKELEGREFKPHPSCRCDRVLRGLLDPPDCPLFGKVCTPRSPVGPCMVSSEGSCAIEYKYGRGRLKPEGETGGGEGG, encoded by the coding sequence ATGTTCAGGTTCAGGGATAGGGAGACCGCGAGCAGGATCGTGGGGGAACTCAGGAAGATGGGGTTGAACCTCTTCCTGATGCACGTGTGCGGGACCCACCAGGATACCCTCGTGAGGTACGGTTTGGATCGCCTTCTGGAACCCTGTGGGATCAAGATAAGGCAGGGACCAGGATGTCCCGTTTGTGTGACCACCCAGAGGGAGATAGAGGAGGCCCTCTTGCTGGCAAGGAAGGGAAAGGTGGTGGCAACTTTTGGGGATATGGTGGGAGTGCCGGGGGAAAGTGGTTCGCTCGCGGGGCTCAGGGGAGAGGGGGCAGAGGTGAGAGTGGTTTACAGCATCAGGGATGCGGTGGGACTTGCGGAGAAAACGAAGAAGGAGGTGGTTTTCTTGGCCATAGGTTTCGAAACCACCGCCCCTTCCACGGCCGTCACCCTCCTCCGAAGACCTCCCCCTAACTTCTCCATCCTTTGCTGTCATCGTTACATCCCCCCGGCTATCAAGGCCCTCCTGGAGATGGGTGAGACCAAGATTCAGGGGCTGATAGAACCGGGGCATGTTTCCACCGTGATAGGTACCAAGCCCTACGAGGAGATAGCGGAGAAGTACGGAATCCCCCAGGTGGTGGCGGGTTTCGAACCCCTCGACCTGTTGATGGGGGTTTACCTCCTGGCGAGGATGATCCAAAAGGGGGAAGTGGGGGTCAAAAATGAATACACACGCTCGGTGAGACCGGAGGGCAATGTGAAGGCACTCAGGGTAATGGAGGAAGTTTTCGAGCCCTTCGATCTGGACTGGAGGGGCTTTCCCGTGATTCCGAAGTCTGGCATGGCCCTCAAGGAGGAATTCGAAGAGTATGATGCCAGGAAGAGGTACGAGGACGAGCTGAAGGAGCTGGAGGGAAGGGAGTTCAAGCCCCATCCCTCCTGCAGGTGCGACAGGGTGCTGAGGGGTCTCCTCGATCCCCCCGATTGTCCCCTCTTCGGGAAGGTCTGTACACCCAGGAGCCCGGTGGGACCGTGCATGGTTTCTTCGGAGGGTTCCTGTGCCATCGAGTACAAGTACGGGAGGGGCAGGTTAAAGCCAGAGGGAGAGACCGGTGGCGGGGAGGGCGGTTAG